In Silene latifolia isolate original U9 population chromosome X, ASM4854445v1, whole genome shotgun sequence, the following proteins share a genomic window:
- the LOC141622465 gene encoding cell division cycle 20.1, cofactor of APC complex-like, protein MLDPITRSIRKYAPSRNSSKENLDRFIPNRSATKFDYVLEGGWRQKPNSEFDSPRKQAYQQQLRKVFNLENSRIFAYKNKPPTPVSLYPEDDYSVVQPSKPVKPCQRNIPQTADRTLDAPQLLDDYYVNLLDWGSNNVLAIALENTVYLWSVDTSSVSELLTVDEDTGPVTSVSWVSDGCHIAVGFHNSHIQLWDATAMKLLRTLTGHQARVGSLAWNRHILTSGSTDCSIINNDVRVRDHIVDTYQGHRGQICGLKWSNSGQKLASGGNDNLVYIWDRAMTSTRTQWLHRFEDHRAAVRALAWCPFQSNMLASGGGGADGCIKFWNTDTGACLNSVNSGSQVCSLLWSKTDRELLSSHGFPQNQLTLWKYPSMTKMTELSGHQSRVLFTTQSPDGCTVASAAGADDETLRFWKVFGDPEKAKTADRKASEPFAHFSRITKIR, encoded by the exons ATGTTGGATCCGATTACAAGATCGATTCGAAAGTACGCTCCTTCCAGAAATAGTTCAAAGGAAAAC TTGGACAGATTTATTCCTAATCGATCTGCAACAAAGTTCGATTATGTGCTGGAGGGAGGATGGAGGCAGAAGCCAAATAGCGAGTTTGATTCACCAAGGAAGCAGGCTTACCAGCAGCAACTGAGAAAAGTattcaacttggaaaattcaagGATCTTTGCTTATAAGAATAAGCCGCCCACTCCCGTTAGTTTATATCCTGAGGATGATTATTCTGTCGTCCAACCATCTAAGCCCGTTAAGCCCTGCCAGCGCAACATTCCTCAG ACTGCTGATCGGACTTTGGACGCACCTCAACTCTTAGATGACTACTACGTGAATTTACTTGACTGGGGTAGCAACAATGTCTTGGCAATAGCGCTTGAAAACACAGTTTACTTGTGGAGTGTTGATACCAGTTCTGTCTCAGAACTTCTCACAGTAGACGAGGATACAGGTCCAGTGACAAGTGTGAGCTGGGTTTCTGATGGTTGTCACATTGCAGTTGGTTTCCATAACTCTCATATTCAGTTGTGGGATGCCACTGCCATGAAATTG CTAAGGACTCTAACAGGACACCAAGCTAGGGTAGGATCGTTGGCATGGAACAGACATATTCTTACCTCCGGATCAACGGACTGCAGCATCATCAACAACGACGTGAGAGTCAGGGACCACATTGTAGACACATATCAAGGGCACCGAGGTCAAATTTGCGGGCTTAAGTGGTCCAATTCTGGCCAAAAACTAGCTAGTGGAGGCAACGACAACCTGGTATACATTTGGGATCGAGCCATGACATCAACTCGGACTCAGTGGCTTCACAGGTTCGAAGATCACAGAGCTGCAGTTAGAGCCTTGGCTTGGTGCCCCTTCCAGAGTAATATGCTGGcttctggtggtggtggtgccgACGGGTGCATTAAGTTCTGGAACACAGACACTGGTGCTTGTCTGAACTCGGTAAACTCGGGTTCTCAAGTTTGCTCTTTACTGTGGAGTAAGACTGACCGCGAGCTTCTGAGCTCACACGGGTTTCCTCAAAACCAGCTGACATTGTGGAAGTACCCCTCTATGACTAAGATGACAGAGCTAAGTGGGCACCAGTCTCGAGTACTTTTTACCACACAG AGTCCAGATGGGTGCACTGTAGCTTCAGCAGCAGGGGCAGACGATGAGACTCTACGATTTTGGAAAGTTTTTGGGGATCCTGAAAAGGCGAAAACTGCAGATAGAAAAGCTTCAGAACCATTTGCGCATTTTAGTCGGATTACAAAAATACGGTAG